GTACAGTGgtgatttcggtaccggcgcgcgtttaagttcttgaatagaattaccgaaatccccgctaagagacAACACATGCttgcttaataattaatattaatatcattatttgcacATAAACATTCATGCGAAGCCAAAAACCAATCATACCAATTGCATGTTTAAACCTGTAAGGTGATTCATGGGGTATTTCGATCATCTACGGGCGAATGTACAAtaaccgaaatccccgctataagTTATTATTTTTCTTTGAGATGTTACCAAATGGGAGattgtttttagtttttttatacGAATTTcatctataaaaatatttttaatgatttttttgacacttgaaggtttgaacagaggggatttcggtaatGGCGCGCGTTTAatttcttgtgtagaattaccgaaatctcCGCTAAGAGGCAGCACATGCTTAATAGTTACCAAAAGGGGAGATTGTTGTTACGTTTTTTCTGTATGTGAGACTTGACCGGCTGATACTTATGGCCTTTTTAACTTTGTGATATGTGTTATAACCACATGgaattatttttaattctaaCTTTATGGCAGTAAGGTGATCTTAGCTCTGTATGACAGGtcccatgtttttatagcaactTCTCAGAGTCTATGTAAACGAGCTCATCACTTGATAATTGCCATTGATCCTTGTGGTAATTTGTATGTGACATCCTATCGTCTAAGCTTACATCAAATCAGTCCTTGTGGACAACATATAAGGTCTCTCCCTTAAGGGAAAGAACCAAAATATCCGTTTGGTTTATGTTTCAATAACACGTTTGATAAAATTGCTATGAGTGGCGGAGATGAATCCGTAATTCCATATCTGCGAGTGTATAGATTCACGTGATCAATGTCATGGCTTATACTTACGATTAACATTCGAATTATTAAATACTAatctttacccatttatgcctcgtggactctcccatccttctacattggatcactttatttccaaaattaggggtgtctagtatatttatttatataattagtatatttcttacagaaattcctttaagcaaacagcgcagaccctgatgagacgccgcataatgccaatgccttttttctagacgctaggtataaatgggttaatacaaacGCACAATATTTCAAACGCATAAACGactgtaaattaaaatgtttacgtATTTGGAAATGTGCGTTTTAATGTATCTGAATtagtaaatgtatttcatttatatGAATTATATTACAATTCGAGCTAATTCACGAGTATGGAATTCTGTTttgtatgtttgatattttactaCACGTATTTCATAAGCGTACATTCaggttatttataaaaattaatatcaaatactAAAAACTAGTTAATATGAAAGtttgaataaatgtttgtttattttctcaTAACCAAACATTTAACAGTTTTATATTCACAGATATGTGTACCTCTTGTTGCCAGTCAGTCAATATCTCAACATAATAAATGACAGTGAGATAGCACAATTATCCGATTTTAAGTATGTAGCGGGGTGTAAGCTTCAACACATGTGTCATTACTCAGCATGTCATGTActgttatttatattcatttagtGTTAATTTGCATATAAAGTATATTTCAGTATTGTTCATTGgttattaaaatattatcatttaaactATAATGTGTATGTTGTATTTCCTTCGTGTAGTAAGTCAATCAATATCTCAAGCTGGTGTATAAACTTGAGATACCTAACATTTTCACGCACAATAATCAGATTTCAAATATGAAGCGGTGTAAGCTTCAACAATTTTTTCATTATTCAGCATGCCATGTACTGTCATGTTCATTTAGTGTTGATTAAAATATGGAATATATTTCAGTGATGTTGAttcgttattaaaaaaaatatcatttaaactgtTATTTGTATCGTGTATTTTCGTTATCGTCCATGTTATCAACAAGCCGCCTTATGCTACATGCAAGTCGTTTAACTGTTAACTCTAAATTCTGTATTGCAAGTGTAATACGCACACGGGAAATTGTTTAGGGCACTAACGTAGAACTAAAAGCTAAAACTGAAACTACGTAAGTTATGAGCATGCTGTTGTGTTCAATTATTCTATGTTAATGTTACCTGAGATTAGTAAGTGCTTTTatgtgaatgttttattttgtgttcatgTGACTTCATGTGAGGTTTCTTTAGTATTAGGTCAAGAAAACGAACTCTTTGTCCGTACACGATATAGTTATTAAGGCAAAATCAAAGATTCAAAGGATTCCGTACACAAAAACCATTTAAAAAGGCCGTTGTTTGATTCTGAATGAGACCGATACTTATATTTAATAATCAAATGAATACACATACGCAAACAATAATGTTCGCAAGCGGGTGGAAACACTTGCACCAGCAATACGGGTCGAAAGTTCAATCACTTGCTCAACCATAACCGAATATCTCGTAGTTCAATGTTAAATGAGACATTTAACAGAGATGTAATATTCTATAAGTTTCACACCTGGCAATAAAAATACGCAGTGTCCTATAGTATCTGGAGCCGAGCGTATCTGATATCATGGCATATCCCCTGTTATCTTTCTTAAAGGTCTTTTAGATCGATTGCCATTATGTGATAATCCGTGTGTACTCGTTATACATATTTTGCACACAAATATGTACGGAGGAATTCACAAGACATTTGTATGCTAATTTGTATCCTTTTAAGTGCAGCTTAAGGAAAGTGCAGCTTTTAAAATTCTATCGAGTCAACATAATGGAGAAAGATTATTTAACAAACAACATGTGCGTAGACGTTAAATCGGTAATGTGAATTGAGTGTATCAAAAGTCAAtacaaatgaatgaaaataaactaatttgcctcaatctataataaataaaattcaattattaaaaaaatatgtacgtAAGTCTACGACTTGCGTAAGTTGCTTTGTATTTACTAAATTAAtaagtaattttatttattatagattgAGGCAAATTAGTTTTAACTTTGAATGTAACATTATGTCATGAATTTCATTTCcaacataccaaattttaatGTCGCAAGAATTTGATAGAACTATACcgaatttaaaatatgtgcgtaagtctaCGAATTGCATAAGTAGCTTAGTAAAACAGTACCCAGGTGTGTAAGCCATATTGTATGCGTAAGTTATGTGTTAAGAATACATGATCTATTGTACTTGTATCGTCTTTACATAAGGATAATGCGGCGCAATCGCAAAGCCGCAATCGATTAATCAAATAGGGCAACCGCAATATGATAAATCAGTATTAAATACGAGAAATGTTTTAATGTCGAACGTTTATATACTTCTCATGCAAAACACGACAGAATAAAATCGATGGTGATGTGTTTTCTACCAAGCCGATACAACGAATTCATATGTTACCGGCCATCGCATTCTTAGAAACAACAACGAAATTATCTGTGTTGTCCCTGAAATCGCGCACTAAGGACTACCTACGTAATCATTAAATTGCATCCAACAGTACTACAACGTAAACTTATGCTTTCATTTGCTCCTTGTAATCGCGCACTAAGGACTACCAACGTAATCATTAAATTGCATACAACAGTACTACAACTTATTCCTTATGCTTGTATTCGCTCCTTGTAATCAGGCACTAAGGACTACCAACGTTATCCTTTCATTGCATACAACAGTTCTACAACGTATTACTTATGCTTGTATTCGCGCCTTGTAATCGGCCACTAAGGACTACAAACGTAATCATTAAATTGCATATAACAGTACTACAACGTTTGCTATTATTCGCTCACTCAGTACTGCAACGAATAAACTATGCCATCACATAAGTCGCAAAGTTAGTGACTACAACGGACAATTGTTGTTATAAATTTAATCTATTTTTTAATACAACTTATAATTATCACATAACACGCCCACTAAAGTACTACACCATATACTATTATTGTAATCGCATACTTAGCCTTAGGTACTCAAACGGATAGCTTATGCTATATCGGTTATCGCATATTGATGTATTACTAGGGCAAGCCTATGTTATGATGGTAATTTCATGTTAAGTTATTACAACGAACACTGCATGTATATTCGATCATGGTAATCAAAAAAGGTAGCCTGTTTCATAATGATAAAGCCATACTTAGGTAAAAGCAATTTAAGTAATGGCATATTTAAGTATTACGCCGGACGTTTATCTTATAATTATAAAAGCATACTTGGATTACTAAAAAGATCATAATGTCTTACTTAAATGTGCACTTTTTCAAAGTCTTAGACAactatttattcacaaattgtaTTGGAAGCATCAAACATATCATTACAGGTAGATGCAAAGCAACAAACTGAAAATTAAATACACTAATAACAAATATTTCCATGCAGTATTTACTGCTTTAAATTGAGAACCGAAATACATGATCAATGGTTATCTATATATAAGTTatgaaaattacatttttttattttaactctgATCATATTATTTTCATACTACTGCACGGGAAACAAACCATTTCTATTTACTAAATGGATTTCAACTGTtgagttgaaaaaaatgttctcAATAAATTTCTTAACATTTATCATGCTAAAATAACGTTTGTTCCTGACCGCATAATATATTGCCTTGAGTTGCATGTACTCACTCAAATCGTTATCGTACTGATAATTAACGCCTGATTTACATTACAAACAAACTTATGTGGTATTAGGTTAATCGAATACTACACCAGATGACCATTGATATCGTGGCAATTCAATGCTTAGCTACTGCAACGGATAACAAGTAGTGTTATGGTTAGTCcatactttaaacgaaaaacataatAAACCTTTGTCATCATGCTGATTCAAAAGTACTACAATGATAACTGATAAAATCATGCTTATCACATATTACAACACACATGTTATTTTGCATTATgaatatgatttaacaaaatgatttcaaagtaaggtaaataaaattgatTGTGCGTTTACTTAAGTTCACATGAGAAAAAGAAGTGTTGAGATTTAAATCGTATATACAACATTTAAGAAACGAACTTTTAAATTGAGCAGATTAGTATGTAATCGATAGTGAATTGTGTTGTGAGGTTATGTGCATAACATTATATGTCCCAAGTATAATTGAGACAATAACCGCTATACAAGATCTATGATACAAGAGGTAATTGTATTACTATGATGAAGTCGATCATCGATTGTACTCTATAATTACCCAATAATTGTGGAAGTCGATCGATTGACTGACAGTATGTACACGCCAGGTATTTGTCCTTCTTTGAGTTAGCGTGTTAATGCGTGGAGGTGATTTAGTTTCACAGTTGACGAAAAATGCCTGTTCAAAAATATTTATGCGGCCCCTGTTTGGCGGAGAAAGCCGAAATAGAGGGCGTTGTGTATTGTAAAGAATGTGAGGAACCACTTTGTGCGCAGTGTAAACAGTATCATGCAAGGATTAAAGTTTCCAAACACCACAAGTTGTGTGACCTTTCGGATATACCTCCCCAGGAGATACAGGAACTTCTGAAGAACCTGATAGCCTGTCCGAATCACGCAAAGGAAGAAGTGGTTTACCTGTGTAAAGACCACGATGTGATATGCTGTACTAAGTGTGCTATGGCTGATCACAGAAAGTGCGAGGAAGTTAAGATCCTTTCTGATAGTTTGAACGATATAAAAGTTGATTGTACCGAAATGAAGACAGTGTTGCTTGAATTTGAAAAGCATGGTGATCGTCTTTTAGAACATGAACGCAAACACGAAGAATTAGTTGTTGAAATAGAAAATCAAGCGTTGTCATCCATCAAAACCATTAAACAGAAACTCGTAGACATGTATGCGCAACTCGAGAATGAAGTGCTATCAGCAATTGCTGATAAGAAGAAAGTTatagaagaaaaaataaaaacaaacaccgAGAATACTTGTCAGTTTTTGAATGACATTAAACAGCAGTCAACATATATTGAACAGGTTGGGAAATGTGGAACTAAGGAACACGTTGTTCTCCTACAGCGCCAGCTTGAAAAGGATTCGGTATGTCGCCTGAAATCAACCATAAGTGAATTGGAGAAAAGTAGAAGCAAATCTAGCTTTAAATGTGTTGAGGAAACTTGTTTTGATAGTTTACTGATAGAAATTAAGAATTACTTTCGAATAGAAAACTTCACATGTGACTTAAGCAAAACAGGCTCCGATAACGATAAAAGTCATTATAAGCCGTATATGGAGAGAATTCCAAAGCTTCAATGTACTAAAGATTTAAGTATTATACCCCTGTTTGACAAGAAAAAACGTTTCGATCCTTGTTCATGTATATGGATAGATACGTACATTGTTATATCTTTGCACGGAGTAAATGCGTTACTAGTGATTGAGGAAGATAGTGATTTTGTATTATCAAAATTCAATTGTGACGATACGCCTTGGTCCGTTTCTAAGACAGGTCCGACGGACATGGTGGTTTCTTTACCAGCCTCTGGTAAAATTGCATTTGCCCAACTACGTTATGGAAATGTGCACGTTGTAACAGAACTAAAAACAAGAGTTCCGTATGACGTTGTTACTAGAAATGCCCCACTTAACCAGTACGTATGTATGTCAAGAAGTCAAGGGCAGATAGACATTCTTAATGATGACGGATCGTTGCTTCGTGAGATCAATTTAAACTCGGACTTAAAACCGTGGGTACAGTCTGGTTTTAGTTGTTATTTTAATGTGGATAACCAGATGCTAATATTTTCAATTGCAAGGTCCCAAACTTTAATGGCATTGAACTTAAATGGAGAAAAAGTATTTGAATATAAGCACCAAGATCTAGTTGGCCCACGTCAAATCACCGTGGATGCTTGTGGTAATGTGTATGTGACATCCTATCGTCGCAGCATACATCAAATCAGTCCTAGTGGACAATATGTGAGGTCTCTACCTTTAGGTAATGAAATAGAATATCCGTTTGGTGTATGTTTCAATAACACGTTTGATAAAATTGCTTTGAGTGGTGGAAACAAATCCGAAAATCCATATGTGCGAGTTTatacatttaactgatatgtCATGAgttatatatacaattaacattcaaataatttaaatgcaaAGGTTTATACAAACCCACGATATTTCGAACCCAATAGCGAATATATCTTATAATGTATATGTGTTTTAAAATTCGCATTTTAATGTATTGGAATAAGTTAATGTATTTCGTTTTTGTGAAGTATATCAAATTTCTAGCGTGTGTCCTAGTTTGAAATTCTATGTTAAAGTCTTAGTGAATTGTTAATGAATTGTTGcatcaataaataatgttttgttatgcccccggtagggtggcatatagcagtttaactgtaAGTCCGTCTGTCTAACTGTCTGTCAGGCTGTTCGCCCGtccgaaaacgttaacatttgccataacttttgcaatattgatgatagcaacttgatagttggcatgcatgtgtatgtcatgagctgcacattttgagtagtgaaaggtcaaggtcatccttcaaggtcaaaggtaaaaaaaacaaatccaagggaagtaaccaGCTTTAAACggagataatttttatttatcatttgacatgtacagatcattttcacaggggaagtaatattttgtaaagggatataataaaaaaaaatcaaagcggcgcagtaggggcaatctgacaaacacatctttcgTTTTATCCTtttcctgtacaattattttgcGATATGTtctgttaaattaaatttttctATTAAGGGACAGCAACATACTAATATCTGTATTTAGTTTGTGCTTATGTAAGTTTgatatgttactaaaagtattcCATTAGCGTATATTGAGGTTATTTATGATAATGAATATCAAATACTGGAAACTAGGTTAAAATGAAAGTTTGAATTTATTTGTCTCAAATTCAAGCATTTAACACGTTTTATTATTCACAATATGTGTACTTCTTGTAGTAAGTCATTCGGTATCCCAACttgatatatgtttaattgaGATAGCTTACATGTTCACGCACACATATGATATTTCCAGTATGAAGCGGTGTTAGCTTCAACGTTTGTTCAATGATACAgcatgttatataatgttatttatattcTTATAGTTGTGATTTGCATAtgaaatatctttcaatattgttgattgattATTGACAATTTCTCATTTAAACTGTAATTTGCatcgtgtatttcctttgtcGTCCATTTTATTAACAAACCGCTTCATGCTATTTGCAAATCGCTTAACTGCTGCAAGTGAAATACGCATTCGATAAATAGTTTACGGCACTAAAACTGAAACAAAAGCTTTCACAGAAACTAAATATGTGATTATAATTTTATTGTATGTGTTCAATAATATATATGACTTATGGTGCCTGAGATGAGTACGTGATTTTATGAAAGTGCCCTTATTTTGTGTGCATATGACTCTGTGGGTTATCTTTAGTGTTTCATAATAATACGAGAAAACGAACTATTTGTCCTTACCCGATATATTTATTACGGCCAAATCTAGGATTTTTAAAGACATCGTATGCCGTAAACCCAAATCAAGACAGAAAATGCCGTTGCTGAATTTCGAATGAGAGCGACACtgatatttaattattacatGAATACAAATACGCAAACAATACTGTACGCAAGCGGGTTGAAACACTTTTGCCCAAGCAAGTAGGGGTCGCAAGTTCAATCACCAGCACAACCATAACCTACTTACTCGTCTGTCATGTTCAATGATACATTAAACCGAGATATAATGTTCTAGAGGTTTCGCACCTTGCACTAAAAAGACGTACGCTCATATTGTTTACGTAGCCGAGCGTATATAGTATCATGCAATATCCCCTGTTACGTTACTTGAATGCCCTTTAGATCGATTGCCTTATGTGATAATCCCTGTGCAGTTGTAATAAATCTATTGCAAACACGTCTGTACAAAGGCATTCATAAGAAATGTGCCTGCTTTCATGTATGTCGTTTACTCGTTCCAAAGACAGTAAAATATGATAACAAGAAAACGTATTAGTTGGAACGAATTAGAATGTCGTGGTAATGACAAAGATAACTCGTGGGAACAACTTAGTAACTCCTGAAACGACATAGCTTACTCTTAGGATAAACTTAGTAAATCGTGAATTCGTTATTAACCATTCAATTCAAACacactttgaaaacaaaatgtctGATTAATGTCGTCCGAAATAATTCTAGAATCAATTATATCATCCATTTTGAAACTcgcattaaaatcaaaattttagTTGGTTGGTTATGTATAAACACAATATATGCATCGGTTTCCTCAAATAAATAAGTACTTCCTTTGAGTAAGCTTTGTCTTTTCCAACGAGTTACTTTTTCGAACAAATGACTCGTGACCCAGATTTACTAACTAACTTAGTAAGCTATCTTAGAAACGGGAATAGGTAACTCATTCGTGGGAACGTGTTTCTTTGTCTCTAGATAGACTTATTAAGTTGTGGTGAAACATTAATACTTTTGGTAACgatttaatacaatacaaatgtGTCCGTATCATGACCCTACATTCAGCTTTTTTTTAGAGACGTCCAGTTATGTCAGAACATACTGAACTGATATGAAAAGGTGCGCaaatgtacagtgtgttttaaAATGTCAGCCCGGTAGCAGCGATACGTTTTCGGTTACGCGCAAAACACTTTTAAAGGGTAAGTGTTTGCTTAAAATGGTCTCCAGCTGTGTACAAAATATGATAACAAGTTATTGAGGTGCACAACTTCACAACTTCATATACTGCTTAATATGTGTGTAACGTCGAGCTCTTTAGCAGCAATATTTTATGAGCAACGGGCGATTACTATTTCATAAATGCATTTGTTTACAAAACGGGACCACAACTCCGgttattaaaatgaatgttaGAGCAAATTATCATGCTCGTTATTATGTTCCTTTTGTAACTATCAGTGTGGTAAACAATGTTCTATGATAACAGGAATGTGAACATCGAATTTTGATCCTTAACCTCTAACATAGGACGGCTAGTAAGTGTGCATGACGGCTCTTAATATCTTACTGTTGGATGGGGTCCTTGTTGGCAACCAATATGCACAGCCTTATGTGTTGTAAACAAACGCTAAGTAACCAAAATAAGGAAAGAAATAACGTGTTAGATTATCGGTTAACACGCAATAAGTGTCATAGCAAACATATACGGAACAACTCAGTTTAAAGAGTTAAGCAATTTTACATTACATAGAAGAATGTTCTTAATACTACACATAAAACAATTATGCTGTAATAGAGTAGAGCCATGCATCGGAAAACAATCATATGGTGAGTTATGAATGATTTTCATATACATCAATACTCAAACCAGGTTTTATTGTTATTGGTTAATtacgctcgattgttcattgtcggctcgggtaatacttacctgtaccccgggtactctaaagtataattacatgtatcccgggtacggtaaatatacttataCGTACtaggtcgatattagactgtacccgagctGTATTCCCGACCAAAAACCGATGGCGTAAAACgagctaccgattaccgtaaaacgatattgtttatcgtAAGCAAACTTCTCTCCTAAAAAACCTGCaccaacatgctttttgagtatgagtttcgataatatagaggccattaaacagacaattgacataaatgtgaacataatcaaatataaaatgGGGTGACAACGACCAAAATAGCGTTAAAATTCCCagatacgttttagtatatttaccgtactcgGTTACATgaaagtatactttagagtatcTGGtttacatgttagtagtaccggagccgaaaatgaccaatcgagcgataatAACTCATCATAAGCATAGAAAAAACATATGTACAGTCGTTGTCGAGAATGTTTAGGACTTTGACATACAATTGCACGCCCGAAATAGTGCAAAGCAAACACGACGATACTACACAGAATGAAACAAAGCAAATATAAACTTATATATTATACACAGAAACAGTCAAAGTTTTTGGTAACCGTTTACATTTGCACTACGAAAATTCGAAAAATCCTAATATTGCACAGTAAACAAACATGAGGTAATTGTATTATggtaataataaaacaaaacttaaaatgaAAAACTAACACAGGTTTGAAAACTTTTCAATTGAACTTTTACCGAAAATCATAAAAAACACAGACACAAAACGCTGTGGTAAACCACTGAAATTATTCACGGGGTGAGAAGCCTTTGTATAGACTGTGGCTCTgataattcaacgaaaattttaaaataaaatgcatttcctACATGATACATTATACTAACATACTTATATAACGACTTTCAAATTTTAGTGGTTTCCAACATTCccgaaaaatataaaaatacaatcattattgagATAATTCATACATATAAGTTTAACAGACCAGATGTTCAAAGTAACAGACACATTTATATTTTAGTGAGCAACTCAATTCTCTAAATGGAATAGTTAATTCAAATGTGCGTAGACAATTGTaaaaatgctgggtcaaaactaCGTGTAAGCAAGCAAAGATACTGATGTTAATCTTTTGTGGAATCAACAGTGTCTGGTTACATTAAATGATTCATAATTCaacaatatgaaaaataaacataacataataaaaataatttactcCTGTAATTTCAAAAATATTGCTAATGTTTTAAACGTAGTAACTATAATCAGCGAGCATGCACAATAAATCGTTTGTTTTGATTCAATGTAACGAATTTGCAAACCGGAAGTCCTGATATAAAGGTTTCATTATTAACGCCGATTGCTGGGAGCATGCTGGTTATTCTTGGTtaaatatactttaaataatatttatttttttaagtatacgTTTGTATATTAGTAATAAGCAAAAGGATTGTTTTCGTCACTGATGTGTTTTGGTGGTTTCTAGCTTCTGATATGTTAACATACGCATTCGTGCTGAAGAACAACTACATGCCGGtaaagagtttttttttaaattaaggttAATATTTTGAGCGTCAAcgtttcaaattaattttaattgtgtTCCTAAACATTTTAATGGACTTGTCGTTTTTACCGTGTGTATTGCTGTTGTGGATTGTAGCATCGTAATAGTCAAAATTCACATCAAATGTTGCATATTTTATTTGGAACAAAAAGCACTTTATTTGCAACCGTTAAAAACATCGATAAGATTACTCTTGTGCAATAATTTCAACAACCGGGTATTAAAACATTATGTACTGCCCTAGATAAGTGCTAGTTATTGACACAATGTAATTGGTTAATCTATAATCATGTGTGTGTTCATATTAAGTAAATATGTGTACGTTTTAGTTCTGCCAGTTTGTTCAAAATACGGAAAATCTATATAAATACAGATCTAACTTTCAAATTCCAAATTCCAAAAGATCTTTTAAACTTAGCTCGATTCATCAATGCTACTTAAACAAttactactaaaacaacaacaacagctactaCCGCAATAACATTTACAACAACAACGTCTACTACTCTGACACTTTTTCTGTTTAGTCATCACTATCCTAATAACTAGATATGCATTGtcactggggggggggggggaatacaTTTAGGAGAACAATGACGTACATTCGACCATATCTTGCGGTCAATAAAGTATTAATTATACACGAACTGCTTATGtaaacagcttatataaacaggttaaataagccTATATAGTAAGAAATAATTAAACGACCAAAAAGTGATAGGCATTGTTATAGCccgtttataattatattttttatggttatgCGTTTGTGTCAAAGTGATGGATAACGCTGTTTACTCCCTAAAACAAGTAGGTCAGCACCAAGGtcaccatttttgtataaaacggaccgtgttGAAACCTCTATTCGAGCCGAGCCGAGCCTTTTGTGGTAGCGCACAGTCAAAATCCCaatttctggcttcacgggatagtgcaagagagacggacatttggAAATTTGttttttctggacggattatattttgtgttggagtatctcgtttatttcttcactgattatttcttgtctcaatttcttaaagaagaattacatacaaataaaaataagatacatttacaatacaatatatatatatatatatatataaacatttaatcaagaataaaagttgttatatgctacaaaaagacttgttgccttgTTTTGCAAACTGATGAATAATCTACGAATCTGGGACATTTGAGAGCCACTAGATTACATAACGGATAAAGTGCCACATATAGTAATCAATTTCGGCGCCGTGACGCAGGATACTCACAAGGTGCCACATAGGTTAATCATATTTGGTGCGGCGTGCCAGGATATTTGA
This is a stretch of genomic DNA from Dreissena polymorpha isolate Duluth1 chromosome 7, UMN_Dpol_1.0, whole genome shotgun sequence. It encodes these proteins:
- the LOC127840005 gene encoding transcription intermediary factor 1-beta-like, coding for MPVQKYLCGPCLAEKAEIEGVVYCKECEEPLCAQCKQYHARIKVSKHHKLCDLSDIPPQEIQELLKNLIACPNHAKEEVVYLCKDHDVICCTKCAMADHRKCEEVKILSDSLNDIKVDCTEMKTVLLEFEKHGDRLLEHERKHEELVVEIENQALSSIKTIKQKLVDMYAQLENEVLSAIADKKKVIEEKIKTNTENTCQFLNDIKQQSTYIEQVGKCGTKEHVVLLQRQLEKDSLKDLLLEIKNELPPLNTLPFDTEKEI